In Deinococcus psychrotolerans, a genomic segment contains:
- a CDS encoding ABC transporter substrate-binding protein, with protein MKRNNRTLKNVLLTALLAASAGLSAQAATLVYGNNGDPVSLESGNITDGISILVQHQIYDTLVHFKDGTTDTIPGLATSWKANADATSWTFNLRKGVKFQDGTPFNADAVVFNWQRFFDPKNQYGYRDQGRTYEIVGQLLGGFKGDKGAVIKDIVKVNDYTVRFDLTGSSSVLPSVVGAGYFGIASPAAIKKDGAKYGTPTSTPVGTGPFSFVSWKTGDRVTLKANTAYWGAKPKVDTLVIRSIKDASQRLNELKAGTIDFTADLSPDSLKQVTSDKTLVAVRKPSFNVGFLSLNNSNQYLKNDKVRQAISMAINKKAIVDAFWNGLGVSSASFLPPVLSWANSKNVPADYKYDPAAAKKMLADAGYPNGVSLDLWYMPVSRPYFPNPKPIAEAMAADLSAIGIKVNLKTEDWAKYLDDRNKEPGFDMYMIGWTGDYGDPDNFYAAYYGPSAANDINFKSPELNTLLDQGRAAVGQAAKAKIYSQIHDITYKAAYRLPIVHSQPLAAERSYVKGWVPSPLGSEAFNKISIVGK; from the coding sequence ATGAAACGAAACAACCGTACCCTGAAAAACGTTCTTTTAACTGCTCTTTTGGCCGCCTCAGCGGGCCTGAGCGCCCAAGCCGCCACCCTGGTCTACGGCAACAACGGCGACCCGGTCAGCTTGGAGTCCGGCAACATCACCGACGGCATCTCGATTTTGGTGCAGCACCAGATCTACGACACCCTCGTTCACTTCAAAGACGGCACCACCGACACCATTCCGGGTCTGGCGACCTCGTGGAAGGCCAACGCCGACGCGACTTCGTGGACGTTTAACCTGCGTAAGGGCGTCAAATTCCAAGACGGCACTCCGTTTAACGCCGACGCGGTGGTCTTTAACTGGCAGCGCTTCTTCGATCCCAAAAACCAGTACGGCTACCGCGATCAGGGCCGCACCTACGAAATCGTCGGGCAACTCCTCGGCGGTTTCAAGGGCGACAAGGGAGCTGTCATCAAAGACATCGTCAAAGTCAACGACTACACGGTGCGCTTTGATCTGACCGGCTCCAGCTCGGTGCTGCCTTCGGTGGTCGGCGCGGGCTACTTCGGCATCGCCTCGCCAGCAGCCATCAAAAAAGACGGAGCCAAGTACGGCACCCCCACCAGCACGCCGGTCGGCACCGGCCCGTTCAGCTTCGTGTCGTGGAAGACCGGCGACAGAGTCACGCTCAAGGCCAACACCGCTTACTGGGGTGCCAAGCCCAAAGTCGACACGCTGGTGATCCGCTCGATCAAAGACGCCAGCCAGCGCCTCAACGAACTCAAGGCCGGCACCATTGATTTCACCGCTGATTTGTCGCCCGACAGCCTCAAGCAAGTCACCTCCGACAAGACCTTGGTGGCGGTTCGCAAGCCCAGCTTCAACGTCGGGTTCCTGAGCCTCAACAACTCCAACCAGTACCTCAAGAACGACAAGGTGCGCCAGGCCATCAGCATGGCCATCAACAAAAAAGCCATCGTGGACGCCTTCTGGAACGGTCTGGGTGTTTCCAGCGCCAGCTTCTTGCCGCCGGTGCTGAGCTGGGCCAACTCCAAGAACGTGCCGGCCGATTACAAGTACGACCCCGCCGCCGCCAAGAAGATGCTGGCCGACGCAGGCTACCCCAACGGCGTGAGCCTCGACTTGTGGTACATGCCGGTCAGCCGTCCCTACTTCCCCAACCCCAAGCCGATTGCCGAAGCGATGGCCGCCGACCTCTCGGCCATCGGCATCAAAGTTAACCTCAAGACCGAAGACTGGGCCAAGTACCTCGACGACCGCAATAAAGAGCCGGGCTTCGATATGTACATGATCGGCTGGACCGGCGATTACGGCGATCCGGATAACTTCTACGCCGCGTACTACGGCCCGAGCGCCGCCAACGACATCAACTTCAAATCGCCCGAACTCAACACCCTGCTCGATCAGGGCCGCGCCGCTGTGGGTCAGGCTGCCAAAGCCAAGATTTACTCGCAGATCCACGACATCACCTACAAAGCGGCCTACCGCTTGCCGATCGTGCACAGCCAGCCGCTGGCCGCCGAGCGCAGCTACGTCAAGGGCTGGGTTCCGAGCCCTCTGGGCAGCGAAGCATTCAACAAAATCTCTATCGTTGGGAAGTAA
- a CDS encoding ABC transporter ATP-binding protein, with the protein MLELKGVHTYYGHIHALKGIDVLVPDGEIVALIGGNGAGKTTTLRTVSGMLKPKLGSVTMQGKDISGMPAHQIMQMGMSHVPEGRRIFPQLTVRENLEIGAHTVTDRKVVEERIQEGFTYFPRLKERENQLGGTMSGGEQQMLAIARALMVNPKLLLLDEPSMGLSPLFVEAIFDIIVELNAKRKTTILLVEQNAQMALSVAKHAYVLQTGEVKLSGNASDIAEDESVRKAYLGED; encoded by the coding sequence ATGCTTGAATTGAAGGGCGTTCACACCTATTACGGCCACATTCACGCGCTCAAAGGCATCGATGTGCTGGTGCCCGACGGCGAGATCGTGGCGCTGATCGGCGGCAACGGCGCGGGCAAAACCACTACACTCCGCACGGTGAGCGGAATGCTCAAGCCCAAGCTGGGCAGCGTCACCATGCAGGGCAAAGACATCTCGGGCATGCCGGCCCACCAGATTATGCAGATGGGCATGAGCCATGTGCCGGAAGGCCGCCGCATTTTCCCGCAGCTGACTGTCCGCGAGAACTTGGAGATCGGAGCGCACACCGTCACCGACCGTAAAGTCGTCGAGGAGCGCATCCAAGAAGGCTTTACCTATTTCCCGCGCCTCAAAGAGCGCGAGAACCAGCTTGGCGGCACCATGTCCGGCGGCGAACAGCAGATGCTGGCGATTGCCCGCGCCCTGATGGTCAATCCCAAGCTGCTGCTCCTCGACGAGCCGAGCATGGGGCTCTCGCCGCTGTTCGTGGAAGCGATTTTCGACATCATCGTCGAACTCAACGCCAAGCGCAAAACCACCATCTTGCTGGTGGAGCAAAACGCCCAGATGGCGCTCTCGGTGGCCAAGCACGCCTACGTGCTGCAAACTGGCGAGGTCAAGTTGTCGGGCAACGCGTCGGACATTGCCGAAGACGAGAGCGTCAGAAAAGCCTACTTGGGCGAGGACTAG
- a CDS encoding ABC transporter ATP-binding protein, which yields MTAAARPNLGKSAASGNILSIKGLTKIFGGLTAVNNVDLEIPRQSIVSVIGPNGAGKTTFFNMITGIYEPSSGTVDLDGENLIGLRPDQVTAAGIARTFQNIRLFASMDSQENVMVGRHSRLKATYIDSLLRTKRFHESEKEAEDVANLMLEFVGLARFRHDLATNLPYGDQRKLEIARALATSPKLVLLDEPAAGMNPRETEELKSLIRRIRDDLGVTVCLIEHDMRLVMTLSEHITVLDYGTKIAEGLPHEIRNNPKVMEAYLGRGAVAGEYGKEEVVKGSANA from the coding sequence ATGACGGCTGCTGCGCGTCCCAATCTCGGCAAGTCGGCGGCTTCCGGCAACATCTTGAGCATCAAAGGGCTGACCAAAATCTTCGGCGGCCTGACGGCGGTCAACAACGTCGATCTCGAAATTCCGCGCCAGAGCATCGTCAGCGTGATCGGCCCCAACGGTGCGGGTAAAACCACGTTCTTCAACATGATCACTGGCATCTATGAGCCGTCCAGCGGCACAGTGGATCTCGACGGCGAAAATCTGATTGGCCTGCGGCCCGATCAGGTCACGGCGGCAGGCATCGCCCGCACCTTTCAGAACATCCGGCTGTTCGCCTCGATGGACAGCCAAGAAAACGTGATGGTGGGCCGTCACTCGCGCCTCAAGGCCACCTACATCGATTCGCTGCTGCGAACCAAGCGTTTTCACGAATCGGAAAAAGAAGCCGAGGACGTGGCCAATTTGATGCTGGAGTTTGTCGGTCTGGCCCGTTTCCGGCATGATCTGGCCACCAACTTGCCTTACGGCGATCAGCGCAAGCTCGAAATCGCCCGTGCACTGGCGACCAGTCCCAAACTGGTGCTGCTCGACGAACCGGCCGCAGGCATGAACCCCCGCGAAACCGAAGAACTCAAGAGCCTGATTCGCCGCATCCGTGACGATCTGGGCGTGACCGTTTGCCTGATCGAACACGATATGCGCTTGGTCATGACCCTGAGCGAACACATCACCGTACTCGATTACGGCACCAAGATCGCCGAAGGGCTGCCGCACGAAATCCGCAACAATCCCAAAGTCATGGAAGCGTACTTGGGACGCGGCGCGGTGGCGGGCGAGTACGGCAAAGAAGAAGTTGTTAAAGGGAGTGCGAATGCTTGA
- a CDS encoding branched-chain amino acid ABC transporter permease, with translation MTAIRPGSQPPISAPDRSIWLIVIAVISSALLLVSQEQNWLAALPSAVRNFLKNPLVASLVLTLFLANLLFAYRWKAHLWAKLLVGGLSLFLILPWAGRDNTSVLDLAIQIGIFAALSLGLNIVVGLAGLLDLGYIAFFAVGAYTWGIFGSGQIGKVLTYFKDNGGNNGPVVALGGLVLVIITALSLRAINRVKGKRPPLTSAAFLLAAFGLLAGVTLLVRGIVVLASANAAGFASGVNPNFFWLFLILAVAAAASVGVLIGLPVLKLKGDYLAIITLGLGEVIRVLANNLSTYSNGSQGITPIGSASVPWFDSLAAALGFSPAQYNLFFLYFVVLAIIAIIILANMRLDRSKIGRAWIAIREDEVAAQAMGIPLVKTKLIAFATGASFAGVMGVIFAAKQGFISPESFILNQSISVLSMVVLGGLGSIPGVILGAAVVTILNISLLPSLGEATASLNLPPQVNPAQLQRLVFGSILVAMMLFRPEGLLPSVRQRRMMHEDDDPTDNQTPQDSIAGELNPENAAEVYSPGVATRADDERGGGTQ, from the coding sequence ATGACTGCCATCCGTCCGGGTTCGCAGCCGCCTATCAGTGCGCCTGACCGCAGCATTTGGCTGATCGTCATCGCGGTGATCAGCAGCGCCCTCTTGCTGGTGAGTCAGGAGCAAAATTGGCTGGCCGCTCTTCCCTCAGCCGTCCGCAATTTCCTCAAAAACCCCTTGGTCGCCTCGCTGGTTCTCACCCTCTTTTTGGCGAATTTGCTGTTCGCTTACCGCTGGAAAGCCCACCTCTGGGCCAAACTGCTGGTCGGCGGGCTGAGCCTGTTTCTGATTTTGCCCTGGGCTGGGCGCGACAACACCTCGGTGCTGGATTTGGCGATTCAAATCGGCATTTTCGCCGCGCTGTCGCTGGGCCTCAACATCGTGGTGGGCCTCGCGGGACTGCTCGACCTCGGCTACATCGCCTTCTTTGCCGTGGGCGCATACACCTGGGGCATTTTTGGCAGCGGACAGATCGGCAAAGTGCTGACTTACTTCAAGGACAATGGCGGCAATAACGGCCCGGTAGTAGCGCTGGGTGGCTTGGTGCTGGTCATTATTACTGCGCTGAGCTTGCGGGCCATCAACCGGGTCAAGGGCAAACGCCCACCGCTGACCAGTGCAGCGTTTTTGCTGGCGGCGTTTGGTCTCCTGGCCGGCGTGACTTTGTTGGTGCGCGGCATCGTCGTTTTGGCTTCGGCCAACGCGGCGGGGTTTGCGAGCGGTGTCAATCCCAATTTCTTCTGGCTGTTTCTGATTTTGGCGGTGGCGGCGGCGGCCAGCGTCGGCGTGCTGATCGGTTTGCCGGTCCTCAAGCTCAAGGGCGATTACCTCGCCATCATCACACTGGGCCTCGGCGAAGTGATCCGGGTGCTGGCCAACAACCTCAGCACCTATTCCAACGGCTCGCAGGGCATCACGCCCATCGGCTCAGCTTCGGTGCCGTGGTTTGACTCTCTGGCTGCGGCACTGGGCTTTTCACCAGCACAGTACAATCTGTTTTTCCTGTATTTCGTGGTGCTGGCGATTATCGCCATTATCATTCTGGCCAATATGCGGCTTGACCGCTCCAAAATTGGCCGGGCCTGGATCGCCATCCGCGAAGACGAAGTTGCCGCGCAGGCGATGGGCATTCCGCTGGTGAAGACCAAGCTGATCGCCTTTGCCACCGGCGCAAGTTTTGCTGGCGTCATGGGCGTGATTTTTGCGGCCAAGCAGGGCTTCATCAGCCCCGAATCGTTTATTCTCAACCAATCCATCTCGGTGCTGAGTATGGTGGTGCTCGGCGGCCTCGGCAGCATTCCCGGCGTAATTTTGGGAGCCGCCGTCGTGACCATTCTCAACATCAGCTTGCTGCCTTCTTTGGGTGAAGCCACCGCCAGCCTGAATTTGCCGCCGCAGGTCAATCCGGCGCAGCTCCAGCGCTTGGTGTTCGGCAGCATCTTGGTGGCGATGATGCTCTTCAGGCCAGAAGGTCTGCTGCCCAGTGTCCGGCAGCGCCGCATGATGCACGAAGACGACGACCCGACCGACAACCAAACGCCGCAGGACTCGATCGCGGGCGAACTCAATCCCGAAAATGCGGCGGAAGTCTACTCACCGGGCGTGGCGACCCGGGCCGACGATGAGCGCGGCGGAGGTACACAATGA
- a CDS encoding branched-chain amino acid ABC transporter permease, producing MDFATLAPFLVGVIISGLVLGFVYAIIALGYTMVYGVLQLINFAHSEVFVTGAVVGFEIFRVLADNPMNGYLKLLIALIAAMAASGGLNVLIERLAYRPLRNAPRLVPLITAIGVSLILQDLIRIIEGFQGRFDLTYQLPQGFSTPFCGPESSCVSVGNFLSKIGISLQIKEVVMVLVALLSLAALNYLVNFTKLGRAIRAVAQDRVTAGLMGIDANGIISLTFLIGGALGGVSGVLFGLKFGTVNAYSGFDPGIIAFTAAVLGGIGSIPGAVLGGLVLGVIQNLIGVTNILGDALGIANLGVIDSSYQRIGGFLVLVLILIFKPTGLLGRSNVEKV from the coding sequence TTGGATTTTGCAACACTCGCGCCATTTTTGGTCGGGGTGATTATCAGCGGCTTGGTGCTCGGCTTTGTCTACGCCATTATTGCGCTGGGCTACACCATGGTGTACGGCGTTTTGCAGCTCATCAACTTCGCTCACTCGGAAGTCTTCGTGACCGGCGCAGTGGTGGGCTTCGAGATCTTCCGGGTACTGGCCGACAACCCCATGAACGGGTATCTCAAGCTCCTGATCGCGCTGATCGCGGCGATGGCGGCGTCGGGCGGGCTCAACGTCCTCATCGAGCGCCTGGCTTACCGTCCGCTGCGTAACGCGCCCCGTTTGGTGCCGCTGATTACCGCTATCGGCGTTTCGCTGATCTTGCAAGACTTGATCCGCATTATCGAAGGCTTTCAGGGACGCTTCGATTTGACGTATCAGTTGCCGCAGGGCTTCAGCACTCCGTTTTGCGGCCCCGAAAGTAGCTGTGTCAGCGTTGGTAATTTCCTGTCCAAAATCGGCATCAGCCTCCAGATCAAAGAAGTCGTGATGGTCTTGGTGGCGCTGCTCTCGCTGGCCGCCCTCAATTACCTGGTGAACTTCACCAAACTGGGCCGCGCCATCCGCGCCGTTGCTCAAGACCGCGTTACGGCTGGCCTGATGGGCATTGACGCCAACGGCATCATCAGCCTGACCTTCTTGATCGGCGGGGCGCTCGGCGGCGTCAGCGGCGTGCTGTTCGGTCTCAAGTTCGGCACCGTCAATGCGTACTCGGGCTTTGATCCGGGCATCATCGCTTTCACGGCGGCTGTGTTGGGCGGCATCGGCTCGATTCCCGGCGCGGTGCTGGGCGGCTTGGTGCTGGGCGTGATTCAAAACCTCATCGGCGTGACCAACATCCTCGGCGACGCGCTGGGCATTGCCAACCTCGGCGTCATTGATTCGTCGTATCAGCGCATCGGCGGCTTTTTGGTGCTGGTGCTGATCCTGATCTTCAAACCCACCGGGCTGCTGGGCCGCAGCAATGTGGAGAAAGTATGA
- a CDS encoding branched-chain amino acid ABC transporter substrate-binding protein, producing the protein MKKTSILALTLIGSLALGSASAQTSLKIASLSPLSGGQSDLGSQIKNGAQLAVNEYVPQFKKLGYDLSLTGYDDQADPATGTAAARKIAADTSILAVVGTLNSGVAIPSSAALAPSHVAMVSPANTANQVTDRGLKNMNRIVARDDAQGPAGANFMLTKLKAKSVYLLNDKTAYGEGLTAEVKKALLAKNAKISGDEGTEEKSDFSAIIQKIKLTKPDAIYFGGIYNQVGVFVKQLREAGVSIPLVGGDGLDSEQMVTIGGKGSDNVYYTTVAAPADALPAAKKVADAYSKAYGKDIQGFGIFGYDAAKVVLQGILLASKDNGNKLPSREQVETAMRKVRATGLLSGTVQFNSMGDRKAAKMYIMNISAGKFNLDSTLNVKSPVN; encoded by the coding sequence ATGAAAAAAACCAGTATTCTTGCCCTGACGTTGATCGGTAGCTTGGCTTTAGGTTCGGCCAGCGCCCAGACCTCCCTCAAGATCGCCAGCCTCTCCCCGCTCTCCGGCGGCCAGTCCGACCTTGGCTCGCAAATCAAGAACGGCGCTCAGCTCGCCGTCAACGAATACGTCCCCCAGTTCAAAAAACTCGGCTACGATCTCAGCCTGACCGGCTATGACGACCAAGCCGATCCTGCTACCGGCACCGCCGCCGCCCGCAAAATTGCCGCCGACACCAGCATTTTGGCCGTCGTAGGTACCCTGAACTCCGGCGTGGCAATTCCTTCCAGCGCCGCCTTGGCTCCCAGCCACGTGGCTATGGTCAGCCCGGCCAACACCGCCAACCAGGTCACCGACCGCGGCCTCAAGAACATGAACCGCATCGTGGCCCGTGACGACGCTCAGGGCCCCGCCGGAGCCAACTTCATGTTGACCAAGCTCAAAGCCAAGAGCGTCTACCTCCTCAATGACAAAACCGCCTACGGCGAAGGCCTGACGGCGGAAGTCAAGAAGGCCCTGCTCGCCAAGAACGCCAAGATTTCCGGCGACGAAGGCACCGAAGAAAAAAGCGATTTCTCGGCCATCATTCAGAAGATCAAGCTGACCAAGCCTGATGCCATTTACTTCGGCGGCATCTACAACCAAGTCGGCGTGTTCGTCAAGCAGCTGCGTGAAGCGGGCGTCAGCATTCCGTTGGTCGGCGGCGACGGCCTCGACAGCGAGCAGATGGTCACCATCGGCGGTAAAGGCTCAGACAACGTCTACTACACCACCGTGGCGGCCCCTGCCGACGCGCTGCCCGCCGCCAAGAAAGTCGCTGACGCGTACAGCAAGGCTTACGGCAAGGACATTCAGGGCTTCGGCATCTTCGGTTACGACGCTGCCAAAGTGGTGCTGCAGGGCATTTTGCTGGCCTCCAAAGACAACGGCAACAAGCTCCCCAGCCGAGAGCAAGTCGAAACCGCCATGCGTAAAGTCCGCGCCACCGGCCTGCTCTCCGGCACGGTGCAGTTCAACAGCATGGGCGACCGCAAAGCCGCCAAGATGTACATCATGAACATCAGCGCGGGCAAGTTCAACCTCGATTCCACCCTCAACGTCAAGTCTCCCGTCAACTAA
- the glnA gene encoding type I glutamate--ammonia ligase: MNSAESVSPTQAEILQRLHDGHVNFLRLQFSDVLGTVKNIEVPRSQFEKALSGSVMFDGSSIQGFTRIEESDMLLSPDLSTFLIYPQFSREEGERGKVARIICDVLLPSGEPFTGDPRHVLKRQIAKAAESGLKLFAGTEPEFFLFERGEGGRGTTLTNDQAGYFDLAPIDKGERIRREITNKLVEMGFEIEGAHHEAAPGQHEIDFRYQDALAAADAISTFKFVVKRVALEYGLLASFLPKPVAGVNGSGLHVHLSLFRGGDNTFYDKAGEFELSDTALHFIGGLLEHAPGMCAVTNPTVNSFKRLVPGFEAPVNVAWSTSNRSALVRVPAKRGNSTRAEFRLPDPSCNPYLALAVMLAAGLDGIAQKTVPPPAIQRNIYQMTVREKRHHRVRELPRDLYDALDDLERDEVIAGALGAHALEHYLRAKRAEWRSYASVVHPWEIGQYLELV, from the coding sequence ATGAACTCAGCCGAATCCGTTTCACCGACCCAAGCCGAAATCTTGCAGCGGCTGCACGATGGCCACGTCAACTTCTTGCGCCTGCAATTTAGCGACGTGCTGGGCACCGTCAAGAATATCGAGGTGCCGCGCAGCCAATTTGAAAAAGCCCTCTCCGGCAGCGTGATGTTTGACGGATCTTCCATTCAGGGCTTTACCCGCATCGAAGAATCCGACATGCTGCTCTCGCCCGACCTCTCCACTTTTTTGATTTACCCACAGTTCTCGCGCGAAGAGGGCGAGCGCGGCAAAGTCGCCCGGATCATCTGCGACGTGCTGCTACCGTCAGGCGAGCCGTTTACTGGCGATCCGCGCCACGTCCTCAAGCGCCAGATCGCCAAAGCCGCCGAAAGTGGGTTGAAGCTTTTTGCAGGCACCGAGCCGGAATTCTTTTTGTTCGAGCGCGGCGAGGGCGGGCGCGGCACCACCCTGACCAACGATCAGGCCGGGTACTTCGATCTGGCCCCGATTGATAAAGGCGAGCGCATCCGCCGCGAAATCACCAACAAACTCGTTGAGATGGGTTTTGAAATCGAGGGCGCCCACCACGAAGCCGCGCCGGGCCAGCACGAGATCGATTTCCGCTACCAAGACGCGCTGGCCGCCGCCGACGCCATCAGCACCTTCAAGTTCGTGGTCAAACGGGTGGCGCTGGAATACGGCCTGCTGGCCAGCTTCTTGCCCAAGCCGGTGGCGGGCGTCAACGGCAGCGGCCTCCACGTTCACCTCTCTCTTTTCAGAGGCGGTGACAATACCTTTTACGACAAAGCCGGCGAATTTGAGCTTTCCGACACCGCGCTGCACTTTATCGGCGGTCTGCTCGAACACGCCCCCGGCATGTGTGCCGTGACCAACCCGACGGTCAATTCCTTTAAGCGCCTGGTGCCGGGCTTTGAAGCGCCGGTCAATGTGGCGTGGAGCACGTCCAACCGCTCGGCGCTGGTGCGAGTACCGGCCAAACGCGGCAACTCTACCCGGGCCGAATTCCGCTTGCCCGATCCGAGCTGCAATCCCTATCTGGCCTTGGCGGTGATGCTGGCGGCGGGCCTTGACGGCATCGCGCAAAAAACCGTGCCGCCGCCGGCTATCCAGCGCAACATCTACCAGATGACGGTGCGCGAAAAGCGCCACCACCGCGTCCGCGAGCTGCCGCGCGACCTTTACGACGCTCTCGACGACTTGGAGCGCGACGAGGTGATTGCCGGGGCGCTGGGCGCTCACGCTTTAGAGCACTATCTGCGGGCCAAGCGGGCCGAGTGGCGCAGCTACGCTTCGGTGGTTCACCCCTGGGAGATTGGGCAGTATCTCGAATTGGTCTGA